The following are encoded together in the Ovis aries strain OAR_USU_Benz2616 breed Rambouillet chromosome 15, ARS-UI_Ramb_v3.0, whole genome shotgun sequence genome:
- the LOC101112672 gene encoding olfactory receptor 52K1-like, with protein MSSCNNSIPQPLIFVLAGIPGLESSHGWFSVPFFLVFVVAVIGNATILCIIRVEKSLHEPMFLLLAMLSVVDLSLVGVTVPRMLGIFWMNAKEISFNACLTQMFFIPSFYVMESGVLLAMAFDRFVAIWHPLRYTTVLSNNLLVKMALAVLARAVAVLTPAPILVKRLESFQTHVIAYSYCAYMAVVQIACGDISDHIVYGLMVIVASVGFDLFFIILSYGLILHAVFRIPSWEARGKAFSTCGSHLCVIALFYSPVIFSVLAQILGYRMAPHLQIIIDNLYFLVPPMINPLIYGARTKQMREWVLRIFHCQGD; from the coding sequence ATGTCCTCTTGCAACAACTCCATCCCTCAGCctttgatatttgtcctggctgGAATTCCTGGACTGGAATCTTCCCACGGCTGGTTCTCTGTGCCTTTTTTCTtggtatttgttgttgctgtcatTGGCAATGCCACCATTTTATGTATCATCAGGGTGGAGAAGAGTCTTCACGAGCCCATGTTTCTCCTCTTGGCCATGCTGTCAGTTGTTGACCTGTCTCTTGTCGGTGTCACTGTGCCCCGCATGCTGGGTATCTTCTGGATGAATGCCAAGGAAATCAGCTTTAATGCCTGCCTCACACAGATGTTTTTCATCCCATCATTTTATGTCATGGAGTCTGGGGTCCTTCTGGCTATGGCTTTTGACAGATTTGTGGCTATCTGGCATCCTCTGAGATATACAACTGTCCTTAGTAACAACCTGCTTGTGAAGATGGCACTGGCTGTCCTGGCAAGGGCAGTGGCAGTGCTGACCCCAGCACCCATCCTGGTGAAAAGACTGGAAAGCTTCCAAACTCACGTCATTGCATACTCATACTGTGCCTACATGGCTGTGGTGCAAATAGCCTGCGGAGACATCTCTGATCACATTGTCTATGGCCTTATGGTTATTGTAGCGTCTGTGGGATTTGATCTGTTTTTTATCATTCTGTCATATGGCCTGATCCTTCATGCTGTCTTTCGGATACCCTCTTGGGAGGCACGGGGCAAAGCTTTCAGCACATGTGGCTCTCATCTTTGTGTCATTGCTCTCTTTTATTCCCCTGTTATCTTTTCTGTCTTGGCCCAGATTCTAGGCTATCGTATGGCTCCCCACCTACAGATTATCATTGACAATCTCTACTTCTTGGTGCCTCCCATGATCAACCCTTTGATTTATGGGGCTCGGACCAAGCAAATGCGGGAGTGGGTGCTAAGAATCTTCCATTGTCAAGGAGATTGA